In the genome of Arctopsyche grandis isolate Sample6627 chromosome 13, ASM5162203v2, whole genome shotgun sequence, the window TAGAGTTAGAAAGACTGGTTCTTTTATATATGAGGATTTTATGCCTACTGatggtatgtaaatatatgaaattagcCTGCATTTGTGAATTCTTtgtgtaattttataaaatttattctcaTAGGTACAGATGTGAAAGTATATACTGTCGGTCCAGATTACGCTCATGCTGAAGCTCGAAAAAGTCCAGCGCTAGATGGAAAAGTCGAAAGGGATTCAGAAGGGAAAGAAATTAGATATCCTGTTATATTGTCCAATCAAGAGAAGTTAATTTCGCGCAAAGTTTGCTTGGCTTTTAAGCAAACTGTTTGTGGTTTTGATTTATTGAGGTATTAATTTTAGAAATGTACAttccatatattattaaatataaatttaaattattttcatgtttttttttttagggctAATGGAAAGTCTTTTGTGTGTGATGTTAATGGATTTAGTTTTgtcaaaaattcaaacaaatattATGATGATTGTGCTAAGATTTTGGGGAATATGATTTTGAGAGAACTTGCTCCTACTTTACACATCCCGTGGTCAGTGCCTTTTCAGTTAGACGATCCTCCTATAGTTCCTACTACTTTTGGCAAAATGATGGAATTAAGATGCGTTGTGGCTGTTATTAGACATGGTGACAGAACGCCAAAGCAAAAGATGAAAGTTGAAGTTAGACATCCAAAGTAAATCATCCTTTATGTTATTCAGTTGATAATTatgagaattttattttatttaaattaaatacgatTGTTTaggttttttgaaatatttgaaaaatatgatgGATATAAACATGGGCACGTGAAATTAAAACGACCAAAGCAGTTGCAAGAGATTTTAGACATTGCTCGGGCACTTTTAGCTGAAATTCACACTCGCCATGCCGATCCCGAGATTGAAGAAAAACAAGGAAAATTAGAACAATTAAAAGGTGTTTTGGAAATGTTAGTATctatgatatattattataataaaggtTTTTAATATAACTTGGTTTGATTAGTTGTAATTAAAATGTGGAATCTATTGCAGGTATGGTCATTTCTCCGGAATTAACCGGAAAGTACAAATGAAGTATCAACCGCGTGGACGCCCCAGAGGCTCCAGCTCTGATGATGGTAACACTACTATCAGTAGTATGCacctttgttttttttatttttatttattttagatttaaccACATTTCCCTACcagtgatatatttttttaaattactcaaTTTTGTATGCaagaatatttataatacatactgacaatttcttgtattttaaactgtatgtgtaatattttcacaaaggttgtttatttttgctagaataaattacattttgtatataatttcatGAATTACTATCATGTAGTATGATAGGCTTACCTTTGTATATAGCTTTTACTacctttattaattatttttggaaTGCATTTCTAGCTGGTAAtcgtttataaataatatgcatGTGTTGTAGCTGACGCTCCCGGTGATCCATCTCTTGTTCTCATACTCAAATGGGGCGGTGAGTTGACTCCAGCCGGTAGGATACAAGCTGAAGAATTGGGAAGAATATTTAGATGCATGTATCCAGGAGGACAAAGCAGACATATCGGAGGtgtgaattaattatatttcattttattaaaaagcatTTACTCTAACAttattacacatatatgtacattttaaataaatatataaaatttgcatgtCAATTACAAGAATTGTGCGTAAACTGTGCTAGCTAAAATATCATGGaatcaaattgatattttataacattatctTGACTGttcttttaagttttttttgtatCGGAACTCGGTATTATACCCGATACAGTTCTACTGGCCATTTCGAATTGTATCAAAAATACTAGATAGGTCGTAACGGCTCCGATTATCATATATAATACGGAGAAGTCAACTGGAAAAAAACCACAAGCTGTAAATTCCACTTTTTGATGCAACATTTGTAACGAAAACATTTCAacctgaaaataaatatattgttttattatttgtaaactaaaatcatgaatataatcgttattatatattatgcatacacTAGTCCGTgtgaaatcatcatcatcatcaatagCCATCTTGTGCAAAAGAATACTCGACATGTCGGCCtgtaatttgaaatgaatttatcaatgttgtataaaaattaaattatgatttaaaaactGAAACCGACCTCTTCTTTAGTTTTCGAGCAAGCGAAAGATATCGAatacaatataatgaaatatacgaTTCCCCAAATGGCCGCCGTCCAAACTTTTGTAAAAGTCAATACGTAATTTTCATTCGAGCTAAGCatcaaatagaaaaaatagaGTTGAGTAACTAATACTATGAATGCAGTGCTCGTCGTCAGAAGCATTTGTAATGAGTACAGTGAATTTATGGTCTTCGAAACGTTGCATAGATTGTCATGCATTTCGCTCAAGCTGTTGACTTTTTCGTTGTTCGACGTGACTTTCACGTGTTTGACTCTTAGAGCTTGTTTTGCGATCACGCTTATATCTATCACCCGGTTATTGTTCTTTGTCCATGTCcacattttaattttcttcacgTTCGAGTCGACAAAGTCTGGTTCagataaatttgaaatgtatGCATTCAAAGTCACAaacctaaaatttaaattttaaaattgttgtaatgaatattctttatgtattgaTAACTAGGAGTCAACTGATACATTTTCGAACACTCTCCCATTTAAGGTGCTTTTTTCAGTCACAATAAGTAACAAAGATCCAAATATTTTggtcaaattttcattttattctcgggcatttgtatgtatgtatatatgatcttTTGTATGTATGACCAatgattttttgtttgtatatctattagagttgaagtgtatcttccagttgtaatatattttgactggatggaatatattccatctaaactGTTACCAACTACTATTATagatgaagtgtattttcagtgttaatatattttgactagttgtaatatattccgtctaacccacataAGTTAAtccatatggcgaattacattccaactggtcaaaatatattacaacagaaAATACAGTTCCAACTATAAGTTGACACCAGTTTGGATGGAGACGTTAGGTttttgtgaaaacgtcactcgactagtaattTGAGTTGGAATTAATTcaaatacctagcaaatatgaaggcattattgaattttaaagcatttgtaaaagcatctgagctgtcaaaactcttctgttatattataactggcgcacattgttgaaagtgtatttgcgtttgtagagatataatttactagttgaattgtattcgaatatgaataacctaaagcgctagttggaatatattacaactgaaaatacgcttcgactgtaacatatacatatatgagtcgttataattgaaagtggtataagtccacttttcttcatttagagaaatatctcgcaaaatattacatataatgttttgcgtttaacaatatttaaaaatactggtggcctataatacgtttattctgcttttccaatatTCTGGACATAGCGAatcaaaataagtgataacaatttgaattaagtcaaacagaaatagtgtttttggaactgaaaattggacttccgccactttcaaatatgtataacaatcaaaaacgtctttgaccaatgcAGCCAAttagaaacgactttgacgacagccaatgagaaacgaattacagacgccatttcggttttattcatatataagaTATGTGACTGAAAATAGTTATAAAAAAAGATGTatgaatacatatgcatatacatattacaaaaaataaaattctgtcgttgattttttttggaaccatttaaatttaaatttttagtttttagaTAAGAAAGCGTTCTCAAATAtgttgaaatatatttgaaaaaatcgttACCTTTTGTACAGCAAATATGTGAAACACAATAGTTGTGTTGTCGCCGTTATGGTTATGAAAAATGAATATATGCACCCAAACCAGTAGATGTAAGTTAGCATATCTTGCGACAGTGCGAATATTAGGAGATCTGCTGTCGAAATGGAAATCAAAAATCCGTATACAAAAATCGAAGTACACAAAATAGTTTTGAACATGGTTTTATTATCCATTTGGACACCCAGTTGCTTCAAATCCTTGTCAAAGTCCACCATCTGGTTCATCAATGTGCAATACTCATGTCTGTTTATCAACGTCATGAAAAATACACACGAGCATAATACTGTACCGTTAACGGTTCTGAAAATGTCGGAGTAAATCGATATGGAGTCGGTAGTTATGGTTTGGATGTTTCTAACTTGATAATGATACGTCGG includes:
- the LOC143921384 gene encoding putative gustatory receptor 28b, which produces MQTVVFLTIGIASLVPTYHYQVRNIQTITTDSISIYSDIFRTVNGTVLCSCVFFMTLINRHEYCTLMNQMVDFDKDLKQLGVQMDNKTMFKTILCTSIFVYGFLISISTADLLIFALSQDMLTYIYWFGCIYSFFITITATTQLLCFTYLLYKRFVTLNAYISNLSEPDFVDSNVKKIKMWTWTKNNNRVIDISVIAKQALRVKHVKVTSNNEKVNSLSEMHDNLCNVSKTINSLYSLQMLLTTSTAFIVLVTQLYFFYLMLSSNENYVLTFTKVWTAAIWGIVYFIILYSISFACSKTKEEADMSSILLHKMAIDDDDDFTRTSVEMFSLQMLHQKVEFTACGFFPVDFSVLYMIIGAVTTYLVFLIQFEMASRTVSGIIPSSDTKKT